The proteins below are encoded in one region of Macrobrachium rosenbergii isolate ZJJX-2024 chromosome 29, ASM4041242v1, whole genome shotgun sequence:
- the LOC136854345 gene encoding uncharacterized protein, producing the protein MTAQVQHLVTALVQHLVMILYSTYDSTNTAISDSTSTALTDRTSTALGDSTNTACNDSTSAKPDYSKSTAINNGTSTALNDSTSTALNDSTSTALNDSTSTVLNGSTSAALNDSTSATLNDSTSTALGDRSQ; encoded by the exons ATGACGGCACAAGTGCAGCACTTGGTGACAGCACTAGTACAGCACTTAGTGATGATACTG TACAGCACTTATGACAGCACTAATACAGCCATTAGTGACAGCACTAGCACAGCACTTACTGACAGGACTAGTACAGCACTTGGTGACAGTACTAATACAGCATGTAATGACAGCACTAGTGCAAAACCCGATTACAGCAAAAGTACAGCAATTAATAATGGCACTAGTACAGCACTTAATGACAGCACTAGTACAGCACTTAATGACAGCACTAGTACAGCACTTAATGACAGCACTAGTACAGTACTTAATGGCAGCACTAGTGCAGCACTAAATGACAGCACCAGTGCAACACTTAATGACAGCACTAGTACAGCACTTGGTGACCGGAGTCAATAA